A window of Odocoileus virginianus isolate 20LAN1187 ecotype Illinois chromosome 3, Ovbor_1.2, whole genome shotgun sequence genomic DNA:
AAATGTTCTTTTCTTATATTGTTTCACTTCCAAAtctttggcaatttgatcttgaaTTAGTGATCCATGTTAATATTGTTAAAGTTTtactcttttgtgtctttttatcAGTTAGTTGTAGGTTTTCATTCaattttattattcaatttattattgtcgtgctagtggtaaagaatctgtctgcctaAGTAGGAGAATTAAGagattggatggggagggaggctggaggggcAATCGGTATGGGggacacatataaatccatggctgattcatgtcaatgtaatggcaaaacccactacaatattgtaaagtaattagcctccaactaataaaaaaaaagaaaaagagatacagttTTGATCTCTGGCTTACGAAGATACCTtgggggagggcatgacaacacactccagtcttcttgcctggagaatcccatggacagatggaggctcctggcaggctacagtctatagggttgcatggagtcagacatgactgaagtgactttgcacataGCACATTGCCCAGGAAGCAGTACCCTTAATATAATTGCACTCTCACCAATATATTTTGTTCCATAAGTTCTTAAGTTTTGAAAAATCTCTTTCTAAAATGTGTTCTTATACATATATGCTTTTACACAAATGTATCAATACAATCCAGAATACATCataaatggtttttatattttagtgGCAAATCGTCATTATGTTTAATGTTTTCTACAATTTGtccctcttttgtttctttctcaatAATACCTCAGGGACTTGGTTCCAATCAACCAGTGTAATGGtggttcattattttaatatctgtatAATATTGCATGGTGTGGCTGTATGACTCACAGATTTGGTGGCCTATAATATTATTTATCAACAAGTGACTATTATATCACTGctgcaaaaatattttgaaattctattttaataCTGCATTTCTCCACCAAGGGTAATTGTTTTCCCCAGGGTCCTTTAAGCAATAATCATAGACATTATTTGTTGTCACACTGATGAGTGGTATGTGGTGGGCAAGGATGTTTCTAAACATCCTGCTATTTACAGGGCAGACCCCACCTGAAAGAAAGATCTGGCAGAGAATGTCCACTTGTGCAGAGACTGAGGAATCCAGATTTTAAAACTATCTGTGTTTCTGATATCAGTAGAAATGCAGTTCTGAtgtagttttttatatatttggctaAAGTGAACTGCTTAATTTTACACTGGGGTCTTTAGTCCctttaaaaaagatgtttcagATAAGGAACAACTTAATTTCCTTCTGGATAGAGGGCCATTTAGTCCAGCTAAATTCAACAATCCTGCCTTTGCTAACCAAATCGGATACAACCATCCCACAGGATAGTGTTCATGTCTAAAGGGACCTGATTCTTAATCATTCAACACATTATAACAAAGCATCTGCTATTTGCCAGAAATTTCTGGGTCATTGTATGTTATGTTCTCTTGAGTCAAAGTCTTTTCTAAATGAATTATTAATTCATGTCATAAATGTCATAAATGTTTAATTACCCCTaataattccctggtggctcatacggtaaagtatctgcctacagtgccggagacctgggttcaattccctcCTGCGTTGGGacgattcctggagaaggaaatggcaatccattccagtattcttgcctggaaaatcccgtggatggaggagcatggtaggctacagtccatggggtcgcaaagagccaggcacGACAGAAGTACTACTCTTTCACCCCTAGTATATATCAAGTTTCAGTCAATTTTTGCTGTTCCATCCAGTTTTCTTTAATACAAATATAAGAAATCACCCTTTTAACTGGTTTCATATTTTAGCCATATTTTGTCATTTcagaatttctcattttcttaaatgtgttttttaaaaaaatgcaaatatattcacAGACCTTTGAGAAAATAAGAATTGAACAAGGCAACTTAAGCCTCTGATGATTAGTATCTTGAAATATAGTGACAGTGTCACAGTAAACTGAAATATAGTGTCCTCAGGTTTAAATCACGTAAAGAAATTTATCCAGAATAAGAGGAGGAATTTTCATGACCTGCTCAAGCTTTATAGAGTATGGTCTGGAAAGGCATTTGCTGCTGGACAAAGACCAGAACTAGAATTGAAGTGTGCTCATTGgattaaaaaagtgaaaacattatGCCCAAGAGTAATAAGCAAATTATGATCTATAAGAAAACAGAGATAGGGCTTGCCTCATCCAGTATCAGAGCACACAAGAAAAGATCAAATTATATAGAAAAGGACAAGAAAGACATCCTCTACTGTCtcatataacacatatataactTTTGTcacattttctatgtttttatttttgaattgttgagtttacttatttttcttatttttcttttttttctcttggggtATTAAATCTGTATGGTTTTTCACATCATATATGTATCACTGCCTCTGTCCTTGGAAGTAAGatgtttctttctgatttttcacggACATCAAAGAGATATAACTGAAGTTGGAAGGTTGTTAATCCAAGGAAGCTTTTCTTCATCAAATTGTTTCAGGGATGATTTGAGCTTGTtagatctttttccttcattttatttctccctcATATATTATGTTTCTTTAAATACAGGGCAGAAAGTGGCTGTAGCTAAGAGGAATCCCAAAGTTACTATTCCATCAGAAGTTTATGATTTGGAATTTATGGGTATCATTTAAACATTGTTTAGGAGAAAATTAATCTGATCTGATTAGCTCAAGTGGTTACCACCCCTGGCCTAAGGAGGGGGATCTGGTTGAGAATTCGTGACAGAAACACAGCCCAGGAGGCATGGTGTGTCTGTGCCTTGTGGAATGAGAGCAGGTCTTAGAGCACAGGCAGTTGGACTCATACATTAAGGTGATATAATAAGGTGACAGAGGCCAGAACTCAATCAAAGACAGTGCAGAGACGAGGATCTGCTTTAATTCACAGGAAGCCTTTGCAACTAAATCCATAAAGTGCCGGGAACACCGTGAAAGGAGGGATTCTCTGTGGACTGAAGGGTCAGCTCTAGCTGGGAGGCCACCTTGCTCCTCAGCATCCCTGACACCATCTCTCATCACTCCCCCTCTTGATTATCCCTCTGTCCCGCTGgctttctcatttgcctttgaACATGTCGATCCAGCATCTTCCTCAGGTCCTTTGCAGTGGCAGCTCCCTCTGCCAGGCACACACTTCTCCTGGTATCTCACCGGgtacttctctctcttcctggacATCTCTTCAAATAACCCCTTGTTTGCAGCCCTGGCAACTTGGTATAAAATAATGCAACAGACTACTCTTTcctttatatatgtttttgttttcttcataacaCCTGTCACTTtctaacatattatatatttatttgaatatcaTCTTTCATCATCCTTGGATTGTGAGATATTTGTTTAAGCACCTCTATTTATTGTCTGTATGGCTTGAAACATGTTTGTTCtcaatatttttctcaaatgcatgAAAGAATTTCTCATTAAAAGTGTAAATACATGAACTCTTTGGAAATATACAGAGAATGGGACAAAAAGTTTTATTCAGAGGTGAAATGGGGTATAACTTCATGGAGAATTGATCTATATACAACATATTAATATCAATTTCATGCcaacaaaattgaaattataGTATTCAGTGATGTGAGTTGTGTCTGTTTGGGTGAAAATTCTtcatgctattttcttttttcccaatagTCAGCTTCATCACATGGAGCCAGGGAACAATACACAAATCCCagaatttcttcttctgggactttcAGAGGGACCAGAATTGCAGCCCCTCATCTTTGGGCTTTTCCTCTCCATGTACCTGATCACTGTGTTtggaaacctgctcatcatcctggccGTCAGTGCAGAATGCCACCTCCACactcccatgtacttcttcctctccaacctgtcctttgtagacatctgcttcacctccaccaccatcccaAAGATGCTTGAAAACATCCAGACACAGAGGAAAGTCATCACCTATGAAGGCTGCATCATCCAGGTGTATTTTTACTTACTCTTTGCAGGATTAGATAACTTCCTCCTGACTGTGATGGCCTATGATCGgtatgtggccatctgccacccaCTGCAGTACACGGTCATCATGAACCCCTGGGTCTGTGCACTGCTGGTTCTGGTGTCCTGGGTGTTGAGTTCTATGTATTCCTTGTTACAGAGTTTAATGATTTTGCGATTGTCTTTCTGTTCAGACTTGGAAATCcatcactttttctgtgaaatcACATGGCTCATCCAACTGGCCTGTTCTGACCCCTTTCTCAATAACATGGTGGTGTATTTTGGATCTGTAATTATAGGGGGTGTTCCCCTGGCTGGTATCCTTTACTCTTACTCTAAGATAGTGTTCTCTATCTGTGGAATCTCATCTGCTCAGGGGCAGTATAAAGCATTCTCCACCTGTGCATCTCACCTCTCAGTTGTCTCCTTATTTTATTGTTCAGCCTTAGGAGTGTATCTCAGCTTCACTGCTACCTACCGCTCACAAGCGAGTGCTATAGTATCGgtgatgtacactgtggtcacACCCATGCTGAACCCTTTCATCTACAGTCTGAGAAACAAAGACATAAAGAGGGCTCTAAAAAGACTCTTTGGGATGGAAACTTTTAGAAAAGGTCCATTTACCTCAGGCTGAAGAATGATAGCAGGGCTTAAAGCTTCAGAGTCAGATAGTGAGATTCTTTGTTTAGATTATGGTAATAGCAActgcttcttcattttattacctggtatttccatttcttcgaTTTCACTTCTatgtacaatttaaaaaacaTCCTTTATTAACGTTTCTCTTCTCTGTCAtctaagttttttcttttgttatttttctgctCTCTCAAATTGGTTCAAACCTTGTGTGAAACATATGTAAATTCCCATTTATCTCATGAGCATTAATGAtttcttaagaataaattttttttgaaatgaaatgcTTTGTATTGAGTaaactctttttcattttattaaaagaatgaTCATAGTTTGTGCTACTTCTATGAAAAATCTAACTCGGTAACCAAACCAATTATATAACTTCATAGGAGAATAAAATATGCAACTACaatttgttactttttaattCATCATACCTTGGAACATCACTaccataatttctctttctggaaatgtAGACATGCACAGATGTATGTTTCATAATTGGTTATCTGATTTTACACCCCTCAGGGTACTATTCTCTATTTAGCTCAGTGCCACATTCTCTACAGGAGTTACTGAGAAAGAGGAGCATCAGATGCATGTCTCTAATTGGCATCTATGTGAAACAGCAATTTCAATACAGAGTTTGACATAATAAGacctagagtcagacaggaccttAAGTATGATGCAAGGGAAATTTGTGTCGCATTATTCCTATGCAAAGTAGTTTTTCATAGTGTCCATTTAATTATTGAGGTCTGTGGTTTAGTGTCTGTATGTAAAAGAGTTTATTGTTGGGGTGAAGGATTATTTGGTATAAATATATCTTTCTGCTTGAAAACTTCCATTGTGCCTAAAATATATGGTTCCTTCCAATGctctaaatgaaatatttccccCATTCTAATTCTGTCATAACCAATAAAGGAACAGTGAGTGAATGATATGAATATCATTTATATGATATGCAAGATATATATACATCTCCAAATCATGGTTCACTAGAGAGCTTAAATTCCCATCCAGTCCTGTGATAAAGGTGTAAGTTTTTTCCAACAGGTgtatccttttttctctttttttaattaatgtgtttttattgaaggataattgcttctgCAGAATCTtgatgttttctgtcaaacctgagcatgaatcagccataggcatacacatACCCCCTCCCTTTGAACCTTcttcccgtctccctccccatcccacccctccaggttaaTCCAGAGGtcctctttgagtttcctgagccatacagcaaattcctgttggctatctattttacatatggtaatgtaagtttccatgttactctttccatacatctcaccctctcatcccctctccccatgtccataagtctattctctatgtctgtttctctgttgttgccctgtaaataaattcttcagtactgtttttgtagattccatatatatgtgttagaatatattttctgactcacttcactctgtataataggttctaggttcatccacctcattagaactgactcaaatgcattcctttttatggctgagtaatattccactgtgtatatataccacaacttctttatccattcatctgtcgatggatatctaggttgtgTCCATGTTCCAGTTATCACAAATAGCACTACAATGAACAATttgatacatgtgtctctttcaattttggtttcttcagggtatatgcctaggagtcgtattgctgggtcatatggtgattttattcctagttttttaaggaaaaactcaaactccataccatcttccatagtggctgtataaatttacattcccaccaacagtgcaagagtgttcccttttctccacaccgtttccagtatttattgtttgtagactttttgatgaggacaattctgaccagtatgaggtgatatctcattgtggttttcatttgcatttctctaataatgagtggcATGGTAgcagactttagttttggggctccaaaatcactgcatatggtgactgcagccatgaaatgaaaggatgcttactccttggaagaaacgttatgaccaacctagatagcatattaaaaagcagagacattactttgactaaaggtccttctagtcaaagctatggtttttccagtagacatgtatggatgtgagagatggactataaagagaactgagcactgaaaaattgatgcttttgcactgtggtgttggagaaaaatcttgagagtcccttggactgcaaggagatccaatcagtccatcctaaaggaactcagttctgggtgttcattggaaggactgatgctgaagctgaaactccaatactttggccacctgatgtgaagagctgactcatttgaaaagaccctgatgctgggagagattgaaggcgagaggagaaggggaagacaagagatgatatggttggatggcatactgactcagtggacatgagtttgagtaagctccgatagttggtggtggacagggaggcctgatgtgctgcagtccatgaggtcacaaagagtcagacacgactgagcaactaaactgaactgaactgaactgaagaatgagccatgttgagcatcttttcatgtgtttatagccatctgtatgtcttctttggagaaatgtctgtttaggtcttttccccaccttttgattggattgtttgtttatCTGGTACTGAGTGGTAtgggctgcttgtatattttagaaattaatcctttgtcagttgtttcatttgctattattttctcccattctgagggctgtcttttcaccttgcttatagtttcctttgttgtgcaaaagcttttaagtttaatcagaccccacttatttacttttgcttttatttccactactctaggaggtggCTCATAGAttatcttgttttgatttatgtcagagagtgttctgcctatgttttcctctaagagttttattgcttttgctcttacatttaggtctttaatccattttgagtttatctttttgaatggtgttaggaagtgttctaatttcattattttacatgtagctgtccagttttcccagaaccatttattgaagaggctgtctttgccccattgtatattcttgcctcttttgtcaaagataaagtacccataggtgcatgggtttatttctgggctttctatcttgttccattggtctatattactgtttttgtgccaggaccatgcTG
This region includes:
- the LOC139032660 gene encoding olfactory receptor-like protein OLF4 encodes the protein MEPGNNTQIPEFLLLGLSEGPELQPLIFGLFLSMYLITVFGNLLIILAVSAECHLHTPMYFFLSNLSFVDICFTSTTIPKMLENIQTQRKVITYEGCIIQVYFYLLFAGLDNFLLTVMAYDRYVAICHPLQYTVIMNPWVCALLVLVSWVLSSMYSLLQSLMILRLSFCSDLEIHHFFCEITWLIQLACSDPFLNNMVVYFGSVIIGGVPLAGILYSYSKIVFSICGISSAQGQYKAFSTCASHLSVVSLFYCSALGVYLSFTATYRSQASAIVSVMYTVVTPMLNPFIYSLRNKDIKRALKRLFGMETFRKGPFTSG